A single Anopheles arabiensis isolate DONGOLA chromosome X, AaraD3, whole genome shotgun sequence DNA region contains:
- the LOC120906021 gene encoding peroxiredoxin-2: MSFLVRQLAQACTRLGTSAAARGCLQRSALLHTGRTLSVAQVQQPAPSFQGTAVVNSDFREIKLADYRGKYLVLFFYPLDFTFVCPTEIIAFSDRINEFRELNTEVVGVSVDSHFSHLAWINTPRKAGGLGKLEYPLLADLTKRISADYGVLLPDGISLRGLFIIDPAGVVRQITINDLPVGRSVDETLRLIKAFQFVEKHGEVCPANWEPKSNAATIKPNPKDSREYFEKHGK; encoded by the exons ATGTCCTTCCTCGTTCGCCAGCTAGCCCAAGCG TGCACCCGGCTCGGCACGTCCGCCGCTGCGCGGGGCTGCCTCCAGCGCAGCGCCCTGCTGCACACCGGCCGGACGCTGTCGGTGGCCCAGGTCCAGCAGCCCGCCCCATCCTTCCAGGGTACCGCCGTCGTCAACAGTGACTTCCGCGAAATCAAGCTCGCCGACTATCGGGGCAAATATTTGGTGCTGTTTTTCTACCCGCTCGattt TACGTTCGTGTGTCCGACCGAAATCATTGCCTTTAGCGATCGGATCAACGAGTTCCGGGAGCTGAACACGGAGGTGGTCGGCGTGTCGGTCGACTCGCACTTCTCCCACCTGGCCTGGATTAACACGCCGCGGAAAGCGGGCGGGCTCGGCAAGCTCGAGTATCCACTGCTCGCCGACCTGACCAAGCGGATCAGCGCCGACTACGGCGTGCTGCTGCCGGACGGCATCTCGCTGCGCGGCCTGTTCATCATCGATCCGGCCGGCGTGGTGCGCCAGATCACGATCAACGATCTGCCGGTTGGGCGGTCGGTGGACGAGACGCTCCGCCTGATCAAGGCGTTCCAGTTCGTGGAGAAGCACGGCGAGGTGTGCCCGGCCAACTGGGAGCCGAAGTCGAACGCGGCCACCATCAAGCCGaacccgaaggattcgcgcgagTACTTCGAAAAGCACGGCAAGTAA